The Hydra vulgaris chromosome 05, alternate assembly HydraT2T_AEP genome includes the window ataaatgaaaaattattacttagctgtattttatgttttatatattaaataaattatcaagtactacaagaaatgtcattaaaacaatttatagaaattaaatttaaaagaatctaAGCGCAAGTTTGGTAGTTTTTAGACTGGAAGCCATTCCAAAGCACATTTATGAAGTTTTGAAAATCGgtttgaaaaattcaaaatgcgagtttaataaatttttttatcaacttacgaatatattagaaataacaGTGAGTAtctaaaagtattatatatatatatatatatatatatatatatatgtatatatatatatatatatatatatagatctatAGTTTGTTGGCTTTAGGAAGAGCGGAAGGAAAAAAGTGATTCTTACGCCAACACATACGtcacttttaattacttttgactTTCGTCCAACATTTCCGTGTTGGACGAAAGTCAAAaccattaatttaattacaaattaattgttatataaaaaaaccacACAAACGCAAATTTAATTGACcggaatgtttttaaaaacattctgaatgtttttaaaacattctgaatgtttttaaaacattctgaatgtttttaaaacattctgaatgtttttaacaatataaacaatgtttttatttttattttttttaataaaatgtttttatttttattttttttaataaaatgtttttatttttattttttttactgtaaatcatgcgcggagtgttgctacattgactatcttatagcctgactcgcaagggagtgctgctacatcgactgacaaatagcctgactcgcaagggagtgctgctacatcgactgacaaatagcctgactcgcaagggagtgctgctacatcgactgacaaatagcctgacccgcaagggagtgctgctacatcgactgagggtttggttggggcaggcagtctatcattataaaaaaaaaaattccggtcttgcattttaatttttactttttgtcaacaaaatatggaaaaaactttCGGAACACATCTAAgggttctatatatatatatatatatatatatatatatatacatatatatatatatatatatatatatatatatatatatatatatatatatatatatatatatataatttatatatatatatatatatatatatatatatatatatatatatatatatatatatatatacatatatatacatttatatatatatatatatatatatatatatatatatatatatataataatttatatatatattatatatatatatatatatatatatatatatatatatatatatatatatatatatatatatatatatatatatatatatatatataatatatatatataaattattgagCACTTTTATACAATcagatttttgtattttaatactATGTTAAACCAACCGACATTAATCAACGCTCCGTTTAGTTGAGCACTTGTATTCAAAGTCATCCACAAGATTTAGAAAGTAAACTTGAGTCAATGATTACAAAAGATTTATCTGACTACATTAACTATGGTATCAAAACTCCTATATGCGCTCCGCAAATTAAGAAAATGTCcgcttttgaaaaagatttaatacatttacttaaaactattaaattttgcaACATTAACAATGCGTTTCGTGAAAAAATGAATCAGGACATCaagtctttatatatatatatatatatatatatatatatatatatatatatatatatatatatatatatatatatatatatatatatatatatatatatatatatatatatatatatatatatatatgtatatatatatatatatatatatatatatatatatatatatatatatatatatatatatatatatatatatatatatatacacacacacacgcacacacacacacaacaacatacatacacacattcaatctattaaaagtatattctaataatttgtatttatacgTTATTGACTAAATCGTTATTGTACTTAATACTAACAAATAGAAACGcaactaaaaaaacaatcatcTAGTTTCACAAATGACACAGGTTCGAAGAGGAGaggtaaaaaaaagtcctttagaaAAAGAGTGAGGGGGTAGTGGTTCCCCCTCTCAGGGCTctacccccccccctcctttccCAGGGGTTACCGGCCctgagttttatatttataagtgtagattaacttatttttagaatattttggtttatataaaatttgtttatttgttttagagcTTTGACGGATGTCATTTTGACCAATGATGGCTATCAAAAAATAGATTGAtcaaactttatgaaaaaattttattagatgtcTAAAGTTATTACTGTTTTTGGCGCCACAGGTAGACAAGGAGGGTCTGTACTTCGCTCGTTAGTAAAAACAGATCGCTATTGTGTAAGAGCTGTGACTAGAAACACCAGTTCAGAGAAAGCAAAAGAGCTTtctaatctaaaaaatgttgtggTAGTTGAAGCTGATTTAGATAATAAAGATAGTTTAGATGTCGTTCTTAAAGGTTGCTACGGTGTTTTTCTTGTAACAGACTTCACCGCTCACTTCGTGAAAAACAAAGAAGTTGACCAaggcattaatttaattaacaaagcaataataaataacgTCAAGCATATTGTCTTCAGTGGGTTGGAGAACGTTGAGTCTCATATTAATGAGCCTTGTTTACATTTTGATTACAAAGCAGCAATAGAGGATTACGGTATGAAACAAAAAGACAAACTAAATTTCACTTCAGTTCGAATGCCAATGTACTATCAAGAAATAGTTAGTTCAGTTTTAAACAAAGCGTTTGGAAATCGATTTTTATTGAACATACCAATGGATTCAGGCAAAAAGCTTTACATAATGAATGTTGAGGATATTGGGAATTGTGTAGCAAGTGTGTTTTCAGATCCAGAACAGtacaaatcacaaaaaataggTCTTTGTGGAGATTTCCTTAAAATCTCTGATATAGTTCTGCTTTTGAATCAAGAGTTATCGCCACTTAAAATTCACTTTCCAGGTGGTTGGTttaatagatttctttttagaaatattttaaggtTCCCAGGTGTTAAAGATCTTCAACTAATGTTTGAATATTTCAATCTTCAAATTATGAAGCGTGACccaaatttgacaaaaaagctTAACCCAGAAGTTGTCAATTTTGCTACTTGGCTTAATAAAAAtcgcaatgaaattattaataataaaattgtgtaatgtttttatttttaatattttttatatttgttttacattttatgtgtattacttaacattattattttatttttttaatatccacatcagttttttattagtttgcagtttatattcaatatttatgtAGCTTCCTCAACttaaatgttttcattaatAATCAGAAAACTAAATTTGGTTGATATATTTGCGCGAGCCATTTTTTACGTAATAGCCAGTTTAAATGTTTAAGAACatctttcaaataataaatgCGGCATTTATCACGTGaaagattattattaacatatcTGGTTTAACATATCTGGTATTTTTAAACTCACTGGCATTGTTAAactcatcaaaaaataaatcaatctgCTCCTAAATTTTATCTACTAAAGAGAAAAACACAGTTatctgcaaaatttaaatttagataaataacGGCTGATGTAGAAATTCTTCAAAAGGCTCATTTTTAACTGACTTGGATTGTTAAGGAAACCCGTTGGTAATTGTTTGATAACTCTTTTTGATAAGGTTGGCACCGGTTGTAGATAAAAGTTATACTGACTCGGTTGAAAAAGGTGCAGCATTACTAAAAGAActggtttaataatttttttgtatggcAATGACTTGAAGAATATTCATAATTAAGAAACATAGGTTGTCGCAAAAATTAGAgaggttttaataaatatggtaaataagtttttacagAAGCTCTATTTagagtttttatattgtatattgtattgtattttcaaagttttttggaGAAGATAGGGGGGAGGGGGGTTAAAAATGAGTTAACTCAAGCGTAATTAAACTTAAGATCTCACCTGATAAGATTTCAACTGGAACAAATCATGAGTTAAAATAATTCAGTAAATTTCATGTAATTTATGAATTTACTTCATTATTTGtctaaattattttgagttaacTCGTTATCACCTAGTATAAAAGTTATtgttagttattaatttttaaactcaaatcACAACTTGTTAAATCATGACTTAAAATCAACTTGCCAAActaagaaaataaacattttggaGCTATTTACGAGGGGTATATGGTCCAAAGCATGTATATCTATACTAGGGGTGACGCTTAAGCGCCTAAacagttttgaatttttgtatcaaagtattttctttttaattcaaaagCAATGTGTCGCAAAAAAGTAATTACAGTCAATTTCTTGCTCTTTTCAAAGAAAGGacgttatcaatttttaaatactttatacaaCGCggttatttgttattaaagtatcaacaaaaataagaaaagaaaagttctGAATATAACGaaatataaatctataaaataaaagatgattGCGtagattttgattttaacaaGAACTTGTGCTCTTTTGTTATCACttgatttttttagaatattgaaTGACGGTTCTCAGATtcacatacaaaaaatataaaacatttgtaaaaaaagactGAATCTAACTGGGCACATTGAATCAACCCTTTCCGTTTATAAGTAAcattgaaaaaacataaaaaataaaaagttaagaatGAAGTTATCTcatagaaacaaaaattaatatctgaTGCCAGACATTTTGTTATATTCAATCAACTTTTACCGATCTtgagagaatttaaaaaaataagtgaaatGCTTTCAGCTGATAACATTCCTAcgatttaaaatgttatagcatttaaaataaataacgaaGATATCACTTTATTACCAAGcttaaaagcttttattaaatCCTTGCttactaaaattgaaaataattcttaaaaggTGGTTCAGAGGATTTTAATAACCGTATTGCACATTTTCTTTAGCCATATTATCGAGGAGctgttttagaaaattatgaagtaagtttaattataaatttcattatgGAAACCTAATAAGTATTACAATATTGtgcttttttttagtgttttgaaTCATCCAATAGACAAATAGTGTCCATCTGCAACCCCAACCCTGGAACAGTTGTCTCTTTAGCAAGCATAAAAGATTTTCATTTCATGGAGccaatttatttttgagttGCTAGTATGTCACATGTCAAAGATATTTCAATGgatgatatgtttttaattgatgAAGAAATTTCCTCTTTGTTGTTCAATGCTAAAGCATGTCACCAGAAGCAACACAAACGTTTTAACTAAAGACAATTCGAAGGTTCTTTCATATTGGCTAAAATTTCCAGATCCATTTCCAAATTCCCCGTATGTAAGGGTTTTTAGTTCGggcttttacttttttcaagtgcatttatttgcattaagtatTTATTAGTTATCATTACTCA containing:
- the LOC136079966 gene encoding nmrA-like family domain-containing protein 1, giving the protein MSKVITVFGATGRQGGSVLRSLVKTDRYCVRAVTRNTSSEKAKELSNLKNVVVVEADLDNKDSLDVVLKGCYGVFLVTDFTAHFVKNKEVDQGINLINKAIINNVKHIVFSGLENVESHINEPCLHFDYKAAIEDYGMKQKDKLNFTSVRMPMYYQEIVSSVLNKAFGNRFLLNIPMDSGKKLYIMNVEDIGNCVASVFSDPEQYKSQKIGLCGDFLKISDIVLLLNQELSPLKIHFPGGWFNRFLFRNILRFPGVKDLQLMFEYFNLQIMKRDPNLTKKLNPEVVNFATWLNKNRNEIINNKIV